CATCGCCCCCACGAACCCGAGCATCCCGAGGACGCCGGCTCCGCAGCTCGCACAGCCCGCAGCGAGGACACCCGGCAGCACCGTCGCCAGCGACGATGCGCCGCTCGCCCGTGTCTGCCGGTACAGCGCGGCGGTGTGGGTCAGCGCGACCCCGGTCAGGAGCGCGTACAGCACGACGAGTGCGAGCCCTATCCAGCCGGTGGTGAGGTACACCTCCCGGGTGAGCGCCGAGACGGCGTAGACGACATCGGTCGGGTCCCTCGAGACGATCTGGACGGAGAACTGCGGGAACGTACTCAACACGAGCACGAGGTACGTCAGTGCCGTGGCGACACCGGCGACCAGCAGCCGGCGGTCAGAGGTGAGGGGATAGGTCAGGGCGTCACGGAGGGAGTGGAGGTGCCCCCGGCCCGTGCTGTCGGCGGTACTCACGCCGCTAGCACCCTGTCGAGCGCCTCCGCGAAGTTCTCGTAGGGGTGGGCCCCGACTATCTTCCCGGCGGCGTCGGCGTCCCGGTTGTAGAGCACGAAGCCCGGCGTCCCCTGGACCCCCGAGTTCCGGGCCAGGTCGACGTCCGCCTCGATGCTCGACCGAATCTCCTCGCGGTTGTTCCGTCGACAATCGTCGACCGCGGGGACGTCGACGCCGTCGGTCCGCTCCGTGATGTCCTCGAAGGTGGCCTCGTCGGCCCAGTCGTGGCCACCGCTCTGTTGCGCCTCGAACGCCTCGCCGTGCCAGTGCCAGTACGTCGACGGCTCGCTCTCGGCGTTCAGCCGCCAGACGCACCGGTCCCAGTGCGCCGACGGCATCGAGTACTGCCCGATGTTGGGGTACGAGAGGAACACCAGCCGCACCTCGCCAGACTCGATGTAGTTCCGGCCGATCTTCGGCAGCGTCTGCGTCTCGAACTCCTTGCAGAACGGGCAGAGGTAGTCCGTCCAGTAGTACAGGTCCACGGGTGCGTCGCGCTCGCCGACGACCGGTCTCCCGGCGAGTTCGACCCCGTAACCCGTCTCACCGTCCAGCGATTGGTACGTCGACGGCGTGTACTCCTCGCTCGAGGACCCCGTTCGTGATGCGAGATACGCGACGCCGCCGCCGAAGGCCACCGTCGCGCCGCCGGCGAGGAGGGCGCGCCGCCGTGTAATATTGCTCCCGCTATCCATTGACGTGCAAGACTATCTGGACACGACGTATCTGTCTTGCGGTCGAGTCCCGAATCCCTCCCCGGAAATGACCGACGGGGTCCGGGGAGTCCCGTGTCGGTCCCCCGTTCGGACGCCGTTACGTTCAGCCGTCTTGGGTCGGACGGCGGCCAGTGGCTCACCCTGCCCACGACCACAGCCACCCAGCTATTTATCGCACTCGTCTGAACGGACTGATATGCATCAGACGCCCGAGAACACCCCACGACCCCGGTATCGATGACCGGCTTCTACCGGCGATATGTCGCCGTCCTCGTCCGGTTCCTCCCGTTCGCAATCGCCTTCCTCCGCGACAGACGCCGGTTCCTGCTGTTCGGCGGACCCAGGCGGCTCGAGGAGCACGTCCATCGGGAACGGGCCGAGCGGCTCCGGGACACGATGCTCGACCTCGGCCCGGCGTTCGTCAAGGTGGGCCAGGTGCTCTCGACGCGCCCCGACATCGTGCCCCCGATCTACGCAGACGAGTTCCGGACCCTGCAGGACGAGATACCCGAGGATGCCGGCGGGGACCCGCGTGCGGTGGTCGAGGCCGAGCTGGGTGAAGATATCGACCTGAAGACGCTCGAGCCAGTCGCCGGTGGCTCGCTCGCGTTCGTCTACACCGTCCGGTATCGGGGGGAGCGGATCGCGCTCAAGGTCCGACGCCCCGACGTAAAGGAGCAGATCGACCGCGACCTGCGTGTCGTTCGGCGGATCATCCCCCTGGTCAGCCTCTTCGCGAACGAGCGCCAGCAGTACTCCCTGGAGAACGCCGCCCAGGACTTCGAGGAGATCATCGCGGACGAACTGGACTTCAATCGCGAACGCAGTATCATGGCGGAGGTCCGCGAGAACCTCGCGGACGAGGACGACGTCGTCGTGCCGGCGGTCTACCACGACCTCTCCTCCGAGCGACTGCTCGCGATGGAGTACCGGACGGGCCGGAAGATAACCGACGACGGAGCCTTCGACGGTCTGGACGTGACACCCCACGAGATGGCGTCCCGGATCGCCACGGTGTACCTCCAGATGGGACTCGTCGACGGCGTGTTCCACGCCGATCCGCATCCGGGCAATCTGGCTGTCACTGACGATGGGAGCTTGCTCATCTACGACTTCGGGATGAGCGAACGCCTGGCACCGACCGTGCAGGAAGACATCGTCTCACTGTACAGAGCACTGGTCCGACAGGACGTCGATGCCCTCGTCGACGCGCTCATCGCACTGGACGTGCTGGAGGTCGGTGTCGACCGTGCGGAGGTCGGCCGGGTGCTCGACCTCGTCATCGAGAACCTCGAAGGGCGGCGCGAGGTCACCTGGCGGGCCATCGTCACCGAACTGACCACGATGCTGCAGGACTTCCCGTTCCGGATCCCACCCGACGTGATGTTGCTCATCCGCGTCGGCACGGTCGGGGAAGGCGTCTGTCGCCAGCTCGACCCCGAGTTCGACTTCCTCGCCGTCATCCGCTCGTTCCTCGTCGAACGGGGATTCATCGAGACGGAGTTCCAGGCGCTCCTCGACGACACCTGGACGGACCTCAGGCGGTCGCTCCCCGCGCTGGCGAGGGCTCCGTACCGGGTCGAGCGGACGATGAGCCGTCTCGAACGGGGCGAACTGGTGGTCCGCACCGAGTCGGTCGACGGGGGGACCGACCGTGCGCTCGGCTACGCGGTGCTCGGCGGCTCGCTGACCGTCGCGGCCTCACTGCTCGCGTTCCACAGCCAGCCGTACGAGATTCCAGCCGTCGCCCTCGCCGGTGTCTTCTGTCTCCTGTACCTCCACCGGGTCCGACGGGAGTGACGGGTGTCAGGGACGCTCGGACTCCACCGAGAGGTGTCCCTCCTCGGGGGTCGTCGCCTCGCGCCACCAGACCAGCTCGAACTCGATGCTCTGCTTGGCCTCGGTGTCGCCCTCGCTCCAGTCGGACTCGCCCTCCAGCTTGAACGTGATGTCGTCGTCGGGATCGAGGCTCACACGGTCGCCACCGAGTTCGAGCGTCACCGGCTCGGAACTGTCCAGCTGGTCGGCCAGATCGCGCAGGTACGTCGCGACCTCGGCACGCGTCCGCTGCTCCTCTGTCTCTAGCTCTCCCATGTCTAGACAGTCGGTGACATTCCCTATAGGCCCGAGGGGTGATTCCCGGTTTGTGCATATCGACACGCCTCCTCGCGGCGAAGCGTTCGTAGGGCGTTTGCCGGGCGGTTCCGGCTGTCGGACCGACCCCGCCGTCCAGTCGCCGTCGGTGTCCACCCGTGAGAGTTTGCCGTCCGTTTGGAGCTCGCGAGGCAGCAGCTCCCAGGTAGGCCTGGACCGGGTCAGGCGGGGAGCGCCCGCAACAGCCACGTCTCCGGGTTCTGACGTCTGACCTGGAACGTCTCGAACGAGTCGGTGTCGGCCACGTCGAGCAGCAACTCGCGGACCGGAGTCGGGTCGCGGTCGCTGACGACGTAGAACGGCTCGCCGGCCTCGTGGGCCTCGAACCCCGTCCGGACGTGCTCGCGGCGTTCGTCGGGTGCCACGCCGCGCAGGTCGACCGCGCCCTCGGGGACGTCGACGGTCCAGATCTCGTCGAGACGGTCGCGAACCGCTGTCGAGAGGTCGCTGGCGTGGTCGGACACTCCGTCGGTGGTTGGCTCCGGTGCGGCCTGCATCTCGGGGTCGAACGGGATCTCGGCGAGCACGGGGGCACCGAGCGCCGCGACGGGGTCGTCGCCGTCGAACAGGTCGTGGGGCTCGCCGCAGTTCTCGCAGACGAACTCCCCCATGTTCGAGACGACGCCGAGCACGGGCACGTCGTTCTCCTCGAACAGCTGGAGCGAACGGTGCGTGTCTGAGACGGCGGCGTGGAACGGGGTGGTCACGAAGACGACGCCGTGGACCGGTACCTCCTGCAGGGTCGTCAGCACCACGTCGCCGGTGCCGGGCGGGAGGTCCAGCACGACGGTGTCGGGGTCGTCCCAGGCGGTCTCCTCGAACAGCTCCGAGAGGGCGTCGTGTGCCATCGCGCCGCGCCACGCCAGCGGCGCACTCGAGGAGAGCAGGCCGACGCTCATCACCTCCAGACCGTCCGTTTCGACGGGGATCGGGTTGCCGTCCTCGTCGGAGTGGACCGGCCCGCTCACCGAGAGCAGTTCCGGCACGTTCGGGCCGTGGATATCGGCGTCGAACAGCCCGACCGACTCGCCGTCGGCGGCGAGTGCGCAGGCCAGCGACGTGGCGACCGTCGACTTGCCGACGCCGCCTTTCGCGCTCGCCACGGCGACGACGCGGTCGGCAGCGCCGATGCCGACGCTCCGGTCACCGGTCTCCGGCTGGGCGTGGACGTGCTCGACGTGGGCTCGCTCGACGCCGTCGACGTCGCCGGCGGCACGGACCATCGTCGCCGTGACCGCCTCGGCCTCGTCGGGTGGAAAGTCGCCGAGGTCGGCCTCGACGACGACGTGCCCGCCGTCGACGAACACGCCCTCGACGAGCCCGGCCTCGAAGACGTCCTTGTCGGCCTCGGGGTCGCGGACACGCCTGAGTGCGGCCTCGACGTCATCCTGCAACTGGTCGTCGTGCGAACGCTGGCTCGGGTCTGAGTCTGGTGTCTCTGCCATAGTTCAGAGGTCCGGCTGTCGGTTGAGGCGGCTCTCCCCGGGGAGCGCCGCGCTGTCGTTCTCGGTGCCACCGGTGAACTGCCGGCGGAACTTCCCGGGGTCGGCTTCGAGTGAGCGGGCGGCTGTACTCCGGACCACCTTCGGTTCTGAGTCGTCGCCGGCGACCGCCCGCAATCGCTGGTCCGCCCGCTCGTCGTCGACGCCCGCGAGCAGGTGGACCGCCCACTCGCGGACGCGTTCGCTCTCGTCGTGGCTCTGTTCGAGGAGGACGTCGAGCATCGCCTCTCCCCGTGATTTGAACAGGGAGACGGCGGCGTTCCGGCGGACAGCGTGGTGTGCGTCGTCGAGTGCGTCTTCGACGTGTGACTCGAACGTTCCCCGGTCGATGCGGTCGAGGGCGACGACCGCCTCGGCCCGGACCCACGGGTCAGCGTCGTCGAGCGTCGCGACGGCGGCCTCGCCTGCACGCTCACCGCCGAGGTTCCCGAGGGACTCGACCGCGAACTGCCGGACGTCCGCGTCGTCGTCGGCCAACCCGAGGTGGACGAGCGCGTCGACGACGACGTCGGTGGCGTCTTCCTCGCCGAGGGCGAGCGCGGCGCGTCGTCGGTCGACGACGTCGCCGTCCTGCAGGAGACTCACCTTCTCCGCCACCTCGTCGTCGGCGATGGGGCTGATGTCGGTGGCCTGGAGCTCCCGCGGGGTCGCCTCCCCGATGGTCACGTCGCGGTCGACCTCGATGTCCTCGAGCCCGGCCGGGTCCTCGCCGAAGCCCGGACTCTCCTCCGGGTGGACACGGGGGTCCGTGGGCCCGTCGGTGGCCTCCTCCTCGTCCCTCATGACGCCACCTCCGTCTCGTTCTGGTTCCGGTTGTCCACCGGTACGAGCGCTCCGGTGGGAAGCAACACGAGTGCCGCGCCCAGCAGGACGGCGAGCGCACGTGGGAACGTCACGGGCATCCCGGCGACGAGAAGCAGGCATGCCCCGGTCGCGGTCGCGTACGCCCCACGGCGGACGGCTGCGGTGCCGACGGCGGCACAGACGCCGACGGCGGCGGCGACCAGCAGGTGGGGGACCCCGACGACGGCGAACGCAACGAGCAGCGCGCTCCCGGCCACGTACGGACTGGCGGCGGTCAGCGCGAGGGTCGCGAACAGCACGAGTACGCCGACGCTTGCGGCGAGACGGTCGCGCTGCACGCGGATGCCGGTCCCCAGAATCGCGGCGACGATGAGCAGGCTCCCCGTCTGGCGCAGGCCCGCGTCGACGAGGCCGGTCGCGGCCGCGAGCGAGACCGCGACGCCGGCGACGAAGCCGGCGGCGACGGCCACCCGGCGGAACGCACGGGAGGAGTCCGGCACGCCGACGGTCCCGAGCAGCGCGAGGCTCGCTCCGCCCGTGACGCCGACGGCACCCGGGAGCGTCGCCGCCGCGTCGAACGACGGGAGCACCCCGAACACGGCGACGAACAGCAGCCCGACGCGGACAGTCCGCCTGCCGGTCGAGAGCACGAGACCGAGGAGCACCATCGCCAGCACGCCCAGCATCGCCGTCCCCACGACGGACCTGGCACCCGATGAGACCGGGACCGGGTCGAACGGGAGGTTGTACAGGGTCCGGAGCGTGGTCGTCCCGGCGACCGCGAGGACGGCGACGAGACCGAGTCCGGTGACGACCGCCTCGTGGTCGACCGGCCGGAGAGCGGACTGCATCCCGGCATCGTGCTCCGTCGCGCCGTCCTCGTCGTGAATCTCGGACGTCATGCAGCTCCCTCCCCGTGGATGCGTGCGTCGAGGTCGTCCACGTCGGCCTCGGTGAAGCGGTCCAGGAAGGCCGCCAACTCGCCGTAGATGCCGGTCCCCGGCTCGGAGTTCAGGGCGTCCGCGACGCCGCCCGTCACCACACGCAGGTGGCGGTCGTGGAAGTCCAGCCGTGCCTGCGCGAGGGTCTCGTCGACCGCCGCCTCGCGCCGGCAGAGGTAGCCCATGAACTCCAGCTGGAGCCTGAAGTGGTCGTGGTTGCGCCGGTCGTCCTGGTCGACCTGGCAGCCGAAGTACTCGTACGCCCTGGCGAGGTCGAGGTTCACGTCGTTCCAGGACACCTCCGACCGGTAGTCGGACTCGTACAGCGACACCGGCGGCCCATAGTTGTCGACCGTGCCGTCGGTCTTGTCGACGACCTCCGAGAAGCCGACGACGAACAGGTCGTTGTAGCGGGCCGAGAGGATCTCCTTCTCGTCATCCACGGTCAGGTCCGGTGGGTCGACCGACAGTCCGCTCTTCTCGAGCAGCGTGGCGAACTCGTCGGCGACCCGGCCGTCGTCGAGTGCCCGGTAGAGCTCCGCGTCGGGCTGGGTGAACGTCCGCGCCGCGAGCGCGTACACTGCCCCCCGGGCCCCGGCCGCGACCGCTATCTCCTCGTGCAGGCGTCGCCGGTCCGCGCCCCCGGCCAGCCCGTCGGTGTCGTCGGTCGACACGGTCACGCCCCCCTCGTCCGGCGGACGCCCTGGATGGTCACGAGCGTGGTCGCGACGATGGCGATGCCAGCGACGGTCCAGAGGATGACCTCGTACGGCGGCCCGCCCGGGCCGGGGCCAAGCGCGAGGTAGTACCACTCGCTGGCGGCCTTCTGGCCGGACCGCTCCATGTTACCGCCGTTCCAGACCGCGATGGCGACGTCGAGGTCCCGGTCGGTCGGGACCGTCGTCCGGTTCGCCGATGCGCCGTCGAGTGCCCGGGAGAACGTCACCGTCCAGCGGCCGTCCCGGTAGGTCGCGTTCGTCGACAGCGTGGAGTCGGGGAACCGCGTGGTGGTGCCGGGGCCGCCAGCGAGCAGCTCCTCGCTCGCGTTCGCACCGGACCAGTACCAGACGTTCACCGGGTTGTCGGTGCTGC
The DNA window shown above is from Haloarchaeobius litoreus and carries:
- a CDS encoding DsbA family protein, translating into MDSGSNITRRRALLAGGATVAFGGGVAYLASRTGSSSEEYTPSTYQSLDGETGYGVELAGRPVVGERDAPVDLYYWTDYLCPFCKEFETQTLPKIGRNYIESGEVRLVFLSYPNIGQYSMPSAHWDRCVWRLNAESEPSTYWHWHGEAFEAQQSGGHDWADEATFEDITERTDGVDVPAVDDCRRNNREEIRSSIEADVDLARNSGVQGTPGFVLYNRDADAAGKIVGAHPYENFAEALDRVLAA
- a CDS encoding ABC1 kinase family protein, yielding MTGFYRRYVAVLVRFLPFAIAFLRDRRRFLLFGGPRRLEEHVHRERAERLRDTMLDLGPAFVKVGQVLSTRPDIVPPIYADEFRTLQDEIPEDAGGDPRAVVEAELGEDIDLKTLEPVAGGSLAFVYTVRYRGERIALKVRRPDVKEQIDRDLRVVRRIIPLVSLFANERQQYSLENAAQDFEEIIADELDFNRERSIMAEVRENLADEDDVVVPAVYHDLSSERLLAMEYRTGRKITDDGAFDGLDVTPHEMASRIATVYLQMGLVDGVFHADPHPGNLAVTDDGSLLIYDFGMSERLAPTVQEDIVSLYRALVRQDVDALVDALIALDVLEVGVDRAEVGRVLDLVIENLEGRREVTWRAIVTELTTMLQDFPFRIPPDVMLLIRVGTVGEGVCRQLDPEFDFLAVIRSFLVERGFIETEFQALLDDTWTDLRRSLPALARAPYRVERTMSRLERGELVVRTESVDGGTDRALGYAVLGGSLTVAASLLAFHSQPYEIPAVALAGVFCLLYLHRVRRE
- a CDS encoding amphi-Trp domain-containing protein → MGELETEEQRTRAEVATYLRDLADQLDSSEPVTLELGGDRVSLDPDDDITFKLEGESDWSEGDTEAKQSIEFELVWWREATTPEEGHLSVESERP
- a CDS encoding P-loop NTPase; protein product: MAETPDSDPSQRSHDDQLQDDVEAALRRVRDPEADKDVFEAGLVEGVFVDGGHVVVEADLGDFPPDEAEAVTATMVRAAGDVDGVERAHVEHVHAQPETGDRSVGIGAADRVVAVASAKGGVGKSTVATSLACALAADGESVGLFDADIHGPNVPELLSVSGPVHSDEDGNPIPVETDGLEVMSVGLLSSSAPLAWRGAMAHDALSELFEETAWDDPDTVVLDLPPGTGDVVLTTLQEVPVHGVVFVTTPFHAAVSDTHRSLQLFEENDVPVLGVVSNMGEFVCENCGEPHDLFDGDDPVAALGAPVLAEIPFDPEMQAAPEPTTDGVSDHASDLSTAVRDRLDEIWTVDVPEGAVDLRGVAPDERREHVRTGFEAHEAGEPFYVVSDRDPTPVRELLLDVADTDSFETFQVRRQNPETWLLRALPA
- a CDS encoding HEAT repeat domain-containing protein; amino-acid sequence: MRDEEEATDGPTDPRVHPEESPGFGEDPAGLEDIEVDRDVTIGEATPRELQATDISPIADDEVAEKVSLLQDGDVVDRRRAALALGEEDATDVVVDALVHLGLADDDADVRQFAVESLGNLGGERAGEAAVATLDDADPWVRAEAVVALDRIDRGTFESHVEDALDDAHHAVRRNAAVSLFKSRGEAMLDVLLEQSHDESERVREWAVHLLAGVDDERADQRLRAVAGDDSEPKVVRSTAARSLEADPGKFRRQFTGGTENDSAALPGESRLNRQPDL
- a CDS encoding molecular chaperone TorD family protein, which codes for MSTDDTDGLAGGADRRRLHEEIAVAAGARGAVYALAARTFTQPDAELYRALDDGRVADEFATLLEKSGLSVDPPDLTVDDEKEILSARYNDLFVVGFSEVVDKTDGTVDNYGPPVSLYESDYRSEVSWNDVNLDLARAYEYFGCQVDQDDRRNHDHFRLQLEFMGYLCRREAAVDETLAQARLDFHDRHLRVVTGGVADALNSEPGTGIYGELAAFLDRFTEADVDDLDARIHGEGAA
- a CDS encoding ethylbenzene dehydrogenase-related protein, producing MRRSDLALVCLLGLAVLAATAVAPAFVEARPAYEIPVHYTVDDDAVEGDDGEAWNRAPAATVPLSSAGANVPGGDDTTVTEASVAVVRTEDRLHVRVSWADPSRNVSNDRVRSFADAVAVQFPANASNRPPIAMGSTDNPVNVWYWSGANASEELLAGGPGTTTRFPDSTLSTNATYRDGRWTVTFSRALDGASANRTTVPTDRDLDVAIAVWNGGNMERSGQKAASEWYYLALGPGPGGPPYEVILWTVAGIAIVATTLVTIQGVRRTRGA